A genomic segment from Hippoglossus stenolepis isolate QCI-W04-F060 chromosome 3, HSTE1.2, whole genome shotgun sequence encodes:
- the stau1 gene encoding double-stranded RNA-binding protein Staufen homolog 1 isoform X2, with product MSQLQFQCPSSPMPAAPAPLQLGQPQPGYSIPCASGTLPSESASQPIRSSALPAGSATPYNTTTVSNMANPKEKTPMCLVNELARFNKIQPEYKLLCEQGPAHSKIFSVRLTLGDQHWEAEGTSIKKAQHSAAASSLAETTLPKPTMRTPRNTVDGMTHTMELNALCMKLGKKPMYKPIDPYPGMRPPNFNYNVRAPGPYQRSMQQYYYPFPPVGPMLYHMELSIGGQQFVGKGRTRQLAKHEAAAKAMKVLQKEPILQQLPVMNGEPEEENLNKSEISQVFEIALKRNLPVNFEVLKEEGPPHMKSFLVCVTVGEFTGQGEGKSKKIAKKLAAAAVLRELKRLPHIPSVEKTLPRIKKKTKSIIKLQTSPEYGQGMNPISRLAQIQQAKKEKEPEYSMVTERGLPRRREFVMQVSVCGQSAEGLGPSKKVAKRNAAEKMLDLLGYKVPQPQPPKPALKTDEKTPVKKPGDGRKVTFFEPGSIEEVALSSKEEDFRLPYMSHQQLPAGILPMVPEVAQAVGVCQGSQVNRPLPNPGKATITAMIANELLYAGASLTAETILKNKNNLNQLPHGPLTRPSEQLGYLASVQNLQVEYKDFPKNNKNEFVSLINCSSQPPLISHGIGKDVESCHDMAALNILKLLAELDQQSNERTGNGPVSGCGKQEMEGDLHLKQANSSTLAQTLDGTV from the exons ATGTCCCAGCTCCAGTTTCAGTGTCCTTCTAGCCCCATGCCGGCTGCTCCTGCCCCACTGCAGCTGGGGCAGCCACAGCCTGGTTACAGCATCCCCTGTGCCTCAGGCACCTTGCCCTCAGAGAGCGCGAGCCAGCCCATCAGGAGCTCCGCCCTCCCTGCAGGCTCTGCCACCCCCTACAATACCACCACAG TATCTAACATGGCAAACCCTAAAGAGAAGACCCCCATGTGTTTGGTGAATGAGTTAGCCCGTTTCAACAAGATCCAACCTGAGTATAAGCTGCTTTGTGAGCAAGGACCAGCTCACTCCAAG ATTTTCTCAGTGAGACTCACACTGGGAGATCAACACTGGGAGGCGGAGGGGACCAGCATCAAGAAAGCCCAGCATTCCGCTGCCGCTTCTTCCCTCGCTGAGACAACGCTTCCCAAGCCCACCATGAGGACCCCCCGCAACACAG TAGATGGCATGACACACACTATGGAGTTGAATGCACTATGTATGAAGCTTGGTAAAAAGCCTATGTATAAACCCATCGACCCATACCCGGGGATGAGACCGCCAAACTTCAACTACAACGTCCGAGCTCCAGGGCCGTACCAGCGCTCTATGCAACA GTACTATTACCCATTTCCTCCAGTGGGTCCAATGTTATATCACATGGAGCTCTCCATTGGAGGTCAGCAGTTTGTTGGAAAGGGACGCACACGGCAGCTAGCCAAACACGAGGCTGCTGCCAAGGCCATGAAAGTGCTGCAGAAGGAGCCAATATTGCAACAGTTGCCAGTG ATGaatggagagccggaggaggagAATCTCAACAAATCCGAAATCAGTCAAGTTTTTGAAATTGCACTTAAGCGAAACTTACCTGTCAACTTTGAG gttttaaaggaAGAAGGCCCTCCACACATGAAGAGTTTCTTAGTGTGTGTTACAGTCGGGGAGTTCACTGGCCAGGGCGAGGGAAAGAGTAAAAAGATTGCTAAGAAGCTTGCGGCAGCAGCAGTGCTGAGGGAGTTGAAGAGGCTACCCCACATACCCAGCGTGGAAAAGACGCTTCCACGcatcaaaaagaaaaccaaatccATTATCAAG CTGCAGACCAGCCCAGAGTATGGTCAGGGCATGAATCCCATCAGCCGCCTGGCTCAGATCCAGCAGGccaagaaggagaaggagccgGAGTACAGCATGGTGACCGAGAGAGGTCTACCGCGGCGCAGAGAGTTTGTCATGCAG GTTTCCGTGTGTGGCCAGTCTGCCGAGGGACTGGGACCAAGCAAGAAGGTGGCAAAGAGGAACGCAGCAGAGAAAATGCTGGACCTCTTGGGATACAAAGTGCCTCAGCCTCAGCCCCCCAAACCGGCACTTAAAACTGACGAGAAG ACCCCAGTGAAAAAACCTGGTGATGGGCGTAAAGTGACCTTCTTTGAACCTGGCTCCATAGAGGAGGTGGCACTGA GTTCTAAGGAGGAGGACTTCCGACTGCCTTACATGAGCCACCAGCAGCTGCCTGCAGGAATCCTGCCCATGGTACCCGAGGTGGCTCAAGCAGTCGGGGTCTGCCAAGGATCCCAGGTCAATCGACCTTTGCCCAACCCAGGCAAAGCCACAATCACTGCCATGATTGCCAATGAGCTGCTTTACGCAGGGGCATCCCTGACTGCTGAGACTATCctaaagaacaaaaataacctGAACCAACTGCCCCACGGACCCCTCACCAGGCCTTCAGAACAGCTCGGCTACCTTGCCTCTGTGCAGAACCTGCAG GTGGAGTACAAAGATTTCCCCAAAAACAATAAGAATGAGTTTGTGTCACTGATTAACTGCTCATCCCAGCCACCGCTCATCAGTCATGGGATTGGGAAAGATGTAGAATCCTGTCATGATATG GCTGCACTGAATATACTGAAGTTGCTTGCAGAGTTGGACCAGCAGTCAAATGAAAGAACAGGAAATGGACCAGTCTCTGG GTGCGGCAAGCAAGAAATGGAAGGTGACTTGCACCTCAAACAGGCTAACTCAAGCACATTGGCACAGACCCTGGATGGCACTGTTTAA
- the stau1 gene encoding double-stranded RNA-binding protein Staufen homolog 1 isoform X1, whose amino-acid sequence MSQLQFQCPSSPMPAAPAPLQLGQPQPGYSIPCASGTLPSESASQPIRSSALPAGSATPYNTTTVSNMANPKEKTPMCLVNELARFNKIQPEYKLLCEQGPAHSKIFSVRLTLGDQHWEAEGTSIKKAQHSAAASSLAETTLPKPTMRTPRNTGKNPVDGMTHTMELNALCMKLGKKPMYKPIDPYPGMRPPNFNYNVRAPGPYQRSMQQYYYPFPPVGPMLYHMELSIGGQQFVGKGRTRQLAKHEAAAKAMKVLQKEPILQQLPVMNGEPEEENLNKSEISQVFEIALKRNLPVNFEVLKEEGPPHMKSFLVCVTVGEFTGQGEGKSKKIAKKLAAAAVLRELKRLPHIPSVEKTLPRIKKKTKSIIKLQTSPEYGQGMNPISRLAQIQQAKKEKEPEYSMVTERGLPRRREFVMQVSVCGQSAEGLGPSKKVAKRNAAEKMLDLLGYKVPQPQPPKPALKTDEKTPVKKPGDGRKVTFFEPGSIEEVALSSKEEDFRLPYMSHQQLPAGILPMVPEVAQAVGVCQGSQVNRPLPNPGKATITAMIANELLYAGASLTAETILKNKNNLNQLPHGPLTRPSEQLGYLASVQNLQVEYKDFPKNNKNEFVSLINCSSQPPLISHGIGKDVESCHDMAALNILKLLAELDQQSNERTGNGPVSGCGKQEMEGDLHLKQANSSTLAQTLDGTV is encoded by the exons ATGTCCCAGCTCCAGTTTCAGTGTCCTTCTAGCCCCATGCCGGCTGCTCCTGCCCCACTGCAGCTGGGGCAGCCACAGCCTGGTTACAGCATCCCCTGTGCCTCAGGCACCTTGCCCTCAGAGAGCGCGAGCCAGCCCATCAGGAGCTCCGCCCTCCCTGCAGGCTCTGCCACCCCCTACAATACCACCACAG TATCTAACATGGCAAACCCTAAAGAGAAGACCCCCATGTGTTTGGTGAATGAGTTAGCCCGTTTCAACAAGATCCAACCTGAGTATAAGCTGCTTTGTGAGCAAGGACCAGCTCACTCCAAG ATTTTCTCAGTGAGACTCACACTGGGAGATCAACACTGGGAGGCGGAGGGGACCAGCATCAAGAAAGCCCAGCATTCCGCTGCCGCTTCTTCCCTCGCTGAGACAACGCTTCCCAAGCCCACCATGAGGACCCCCCGCAACACAGGCAAGAACCCAG TAGATGGCATGACACACACTATGGAGTTGAATGCACTATGTATGAAGCTTGGTAAAAAGCCTATGTATAAACCCATCGACCCATACCCGGGGATGAGACCGCCAAACTTCAACTACAACGTCCGAGCTCCAGGGCCGTACCAGCGCTCTATGCAACA GTACTATTACCCATTTCCTCCAGTGGGTCCAATGTTATATCACATGGAGCTCTCCATTGGAGGTCAGCAGTTTGTTGGAAAGGGACGCACACGGCAGCTAGCCAAACACGAGGCTGCTGCCAAGGCCATGAAAGTGCTGCAGAAGGAGCCAATATTGCAACAGTTGCCAGTG ATGaatggagagccggaggaggagAATCTCAACAAATCCGAAATCAGTCAAGTTTTTGAAATTGCACTTAAGCGAAACTTACCTGTCAACTTTGAG gttttaaaggaAGAAGGCCCTCCACACATGAAGAGTTTCTTAGTGTGTGTTACAGTCGGGGAGTTCACTGGCCAGGGCGAGGGAAAGAGTAAAAAGATTGCTAAGAAGCTTGCGGCAGCAGCAGTGCTGAGGGAGTTGAAGAGGCTACCCCACATACCCAGCGTGGAAAAGACGCTTCCACGcatcaaaaagaaaaccaaatccATTATCAAG CTGCAGACCAGCCCAGAGTATGGTCAGGGCATGAATCCCATCAGCCGCCTGGCTCAGATCCAGCAGGccaagaaggagaaggagccgGAGTACAGCATGGTGACCGAGAGAGGTCTACCGCGGCGCAGAGAGTTTGTCATGCAG GTTTCCGTGTGTGGCCAGTCTGCCGAGGGACTGGGACCAAGCAAGAAGGTGGCAAAGAGGAACGCAGCAGAGAAAATGCTGGACCTCTTGGGATACAAAGTGCCTCAGCCTCAGCCCCCCAAACCGGCACTTAAAACTGACGAGAAG ACCCCAGTGAAAAAACCTGGTGATGGGCGTAAAGTGACCTTCTTTGAACCTGGCTCCATAGAGGAGGTGGCACTGA GTTCTAAGGAGGAGGACTTCCGACTGCCTTACATGAGCCACCAGCAGCTGCCTGCAGGAATCCTGCCCATGGTACCCGAGGTGGCTCAAGCAGTCGGGGTCTGCCAAGGATCCCAGGTCAATCGACCTTTGCCCAACCCAGGCAAAGCCACAATCACTGCCATGATTGCCAATGAGCTGCTTTACGCAGGGGCATCCCTGACTGCTGAGACTATCctaaagaacaaaaataacctGAACCAACTGCCCCACGGACCCCTCACCAGGCCTTCAGAACAGCTCGGCTACCTTGCCTCTGTGCAGAACCTGCAG GTGGAGTACAAAGATTTCCCCAAAAACAATAAGAATGAGTTTGTGTCACTGATTAACTGCTCATCCCAGCCACCGCTCATCAGTCATGGGATTGGGAAAGATGTAGAATCCTGTCATGATATG GCTGCACTGAATATACTGAAGTTGCTTGCAGAGTTGGACCAGCAGTCAAATGAAAGAACAGGAAATGGACCAGTCTCTGG GTGCGGCAAGCAAGAAATGGAAGGTGACTTGCACCTCAAACAGGCTAACTCAAGCACATTGGCACAGACCCTGGATGGCACTGTTTAA
- the rdh20 gene encoding retinol dehydrogenase 10, with product MIFLMDLQMMLLDVIYFILRNSVRVVLRPRTKPVDGELVLITGAGGGLGRLFAQEFTKHGAEVVLWDINSSSNEQTAKLVHEMGGTAHTYTVDVTKREDVYHKADLVRKDLGRDVTILVNNAGVVAGERMLDCPDELIEKTMKVNCHALFWTVKAFLPQMKAQNHGHIVTIASVLGLFSTSCVEDYCASKFAAVGFHESLAHELLAEGVEGVKTTLVCPYIVDTGMFEGCKIREEVELVLPPLEPQYCVEQAMNAILIDQPMVCIPRLTYLPFLSRALLPWESNVVVYRFMGSDKCMYPFIETKKQASNGCIKVA from the exons atgatttttctAATGGACCTCCAGATGATGCTGCTGGATGTGATTTACTTCATCCTGCGTAACTCTGTGCGGGTGGTCCTGCGCCCACGCACCAAGCCTGTGGATGGTGAGCTGGTGCTGATCACTGGTGCAGGAGGCGGCCTGGGTCGCCTCTTCGCTCAGGAATTCACCAAGCACGGGGCAGAGGTGGTGCTGTGGGACATCAACAGCAGCTCCAATGAGCAGACAGCCAAGCTGGTGCATGAGATGGGGGGCACGGCGCACACCTACACGGTGGATGTGACCAAGCGGGAGGATGTGTACCACAAAGCAGACCTCGTGAGGAAGGACCTGGGCCGAGATGTTACCATACTGGTGAACAATGCTGGAGTGGTGGCAGGGGAGCGCATGTTGGACTGTCCCGATGAGCTGATTGAGAAGACCATGAAAGTCAACTGTCACGCCCTCTTCTGG acagTGAAGGCCTTCCTCCCCCAGATGAAGGCCCAGAATCACGGTCACATCGTCACCATCGCCAGCGTCCTCGGCCTCTTCAGCACATCTTGTGTCGAG GATTACTGTGCCAGTAAGTTTGCTGCAGTGGGTTTTCACGAGTCTCTGGCCCATGAGCTCCTGGCAGAGGGGGTTGAAGGAGTGAAGACTACACTTGTGTGTCCCTATATTGTGGACACGGGCATGTTTGAAGGCTGCAAGATACG GGAGGAAGTGGAACTGGTGCTCCCCCCTCTGGAGCCCCAGTACTGCGTGGAGCAGGCCATGAACGCCATCTTGATAGACCAACCAATGGTGTGCATCCCCCGCCTCACCtacctccccttcctctccagAGC GTTGTTGCCGTGGGAATCCAATGTTGTTGTGTATCGCTTCATGGGCTCCGACAAGTGCATGTACCCCTTCATCGAGACCAAGAAACAGGCGTCTAATGGCTGCATTAAGGTTGCATAG
- the si:dkey-7k24.5 gene encoding somatomedin-B and thrombospondin type-1 domain-containing protein: protein MPGSGCWRRSSGSVTLLCLGVLVFRAAPGRADCRAAGLCCSGRDPSCTSEGWRADRSYGPCYCDQACVSTRDCCHDYEAACPAVSCVVSEWTQWSGCAEPCRATVRRRSRVIVQEPLNAGKPCPHLEEHAGCAEYWSNRGNCHSSLVPALITTGGYGNTRKKRDLLGSGDIIGYCVHFQLTSLTKGCQENLGPHTQWMQHLRQGHHVCVRCQPPALADGQQHCAGDGEESVDDRRQSLQWQAVGNPRCKGVWRRVGRLEACSCPTAHSFLFI from the exons ATGCCAGGTTCAGGTTgttggaggaggagcagcggctcCGTCACGTTGCTTTGTCTCGGTGTGTTAGTGTTCCGTGCCGCTCCGGGCCGGGCGGACTGCCGGGCCGCGGGCCTGTGCTGCTCCGGCCGGGACCCGTCCTGCACCAGTGAGGGCTGGAGGGCTGACCGCTCCTACGGGCCCTGCTACTGCGACCAGGCCTGCGTCTCCACCCGGGACTGCTGCCACGACTATGAGGCCGCCTGTCCCG CGGTGTCCTGCGTGGTGAGTGAGTGGACGCAGTGGTCCGGCTGTGCTGAGCCGTGCAGGGCCACAGTTCGCAGGCGGAGCAGGGTCATCGTGCAGGAGCCGCTCAATGCAGGGAAACCCTGTCCCCATCTGGAGGAGCACGCTGGCTGTGCAGAGTACTGGTCGAACCGAGGGAACTGTCACAGCTCACTGG TTCCAGCTCTTATAACCACAGGTGGCTATGGCAACACCAGGAAGAAAAGAGACCTCCTCGGCAGTGGCGACATTATCGG GTACTGTGTCCACTTTCAGTTGACCTCTCTGACTAAAGGATGCCAGGAGAATCTGGGCCCACACACCCAGTGGATGCAGCACCTCAGGCAGGGccaccatgtgtgtgtgaggtgccAGCCGCCTGCTCTCGCTGATGGACAGCAACACTGTGCTGGAGACGGTGAGGAAAGCGTCGACGACAG GAGACAGTCTCTCCAGTGGCAGGCGGTGGGAAACCCTCGGTGCAAGGGAGTGTGGAGACGCGTGGGGAGGCTGGAGGCCTGCTCCTGCCCAACAGCCCACAGCTTCCTCTTCATCtga